A genomic region of Raphanus sativus cultivar WK10039 chromosome 6, ASM80110v3, whole genome shotgun sequence contains the following coding sequences:
- the LOC108808512 gene encoding probable E3 ubiquitin-protein ligase ARI16: protein METDGQRVYSVLTTNEVGEKMKSEINQISEVFLLSKSDATVILISLRWNSFKASDRLGDDKEKLLLELGLVKVFSSSQENESMSSFADQENLVSTPFCPHKFSETCWISHLNNLLEEGKAENNKEEERVLCPNPDCVAAVGPDTIERLKEPAVKMMYERYVLRSFVEANKEWIKWCPAPGCEYAIERHEDLLEDDDESSLDFGVVCLCGHTFCWSCKLESHRPLTCKDATVWFSSTLDTLKSNAWLVQNTKRCPRCNTHVQRTDDPILRMITCFCSCHFCWRCFRSAKEHNGKWNCVEVTFQPTMRQEVEDSRYLRLWEACHEEFEKSKSDLDARNFKVPKTNVVG, encoded by the exons ATGGAAACCGATGGTCAGAGAGTGTACTCTGTTCTTACAACAAATGAAGTTGGTGAGAAGATGAAGAGTGAAATCAACCAGATCTCCGAAGTCTTCTTGCTGTCCAAATCTGATGCAACCGTAATCCTTATCTCTCTCCGTTGGAACTCGTTCAAGGCTTCAGATCGCCTGGGTGACGACAAGGAGAAACTCCTTTTGGAGTTAGGTTTGGTTAAAGTTTTCAGTTCGAGTCAAGAAAACGAATCTATGTCTTCTTTTGCAGATCAAGAAAATCTTGTCTCCACACCCTTTTGTCCACACAAGTTTTCTGAAACTTGTTGGATAAGTCATCTCAACAACCTTCTGGAGGAGGGTAAGGCGGAGAACaacaaggaggaagagagagtCCTTTGCCCTAACCCTGACTGTGTCGCAGCGGTTGGACCCGATACGATTGAGAGACTCAAAGAACCAGCTGTGAAGATGATGTACGAGAGATACGTTCTGAGATCCTTCGTGGAGGCCAACAAGGAATGGATCAAATGGTGTCCTGCGCCAGGTTGCGAATACGCCATCGAGCGTCATGAGGATCTgttggaagatgatgatgagtctTCTCTTGACTTTGGTGTGGTGTGTTTGTGTGGTCACACATTCTGTTGGAGTTGCAAGCTCGAGTCACATCGACCCCTGACCTGTAAGGATGCTACTGTTTGGTTTAGTTCCACCTTGGATACGTTAAAGAGCAATGCTTGGCTCGTTCAAAACACCAAACGTTGTCCTCGTTGCAACACTCACGTGCAGAGGACCGATGACCCTATTTTGAGAATGATAACTTGTTTCTGCAG TTGTCACTTCTGTTGGCGCTGCTTTCGATCAGCGAAAGAGCACAACGGAAAATGGAACTGCGTTGAAGTCACTTTTCAACCAACAATGAGACAAGAAGTGGAAGATTCTCGTTACCTGCGTCTGTGGGAGGCATGTCATGAAGAGTTTGAGAAATCCAAGTCGGATCTTGATGCTAGGAATTTCAAAGttcctaaaacaaatgttgtagGATAG
- the LOC108808900 gene encoding transcription factor MYB48 isoform X2 — protein sequence MDRTRRHHSGLNRTGKSCRLRWVNYLHPGLKRGKMTPQEERLVLELHAKWGNRWSKIARKLPGRTDNEIKNYWRTHMRKKTQEKKRHVSPSSSCSNCCSSSMTTTNTQDVSFQSSGKVSFYDTGGNREMNQETKDGYSMDDIWKEIDHSAVKVTQPVKDIYLEQSYCLSYPTLASPSWESSLDSVWKMDADKSKMSSFADDQFPFCFQHSRSPWSSG from the exons ATGGACAGAACAAGAAGACATCATTCTG GTTTGAACAGAACAGGGAAGAGTTGCAGGCTAAGGTGGGTTAACTACCTTCATCCTGGTCTCAAACGTGGCAAGATGACGCCACAAGAAGAGCGTCTTGTCCTTGAGCTTCACGCTAAATGGGGAAACAG GTGGTCAAAAATAGCTCGGAAATTGCCAGGAAGAACAGATAACGAGATAAAGAATTACTGGAGGACTCATATGAGGAAGAAGACTCAAGAAAAGAAGCGTCATGTTTCTCCAAGTTCCTCATGTTCCAACTGCTGCTCTTCGTCTATGACCACTACCAATACTCAAGATGTGTCTTTTCAGTCGTCAGGGAAAGTAAGCTTTTACGACACTGGAGGAAATAGGGAGATGAATCAAGAAACCAAAGACGGATACTCGATGGATGATATATGGAAAGAGATTGATCACTCTGCAGTAAAAGTAACTCAACCAGTTAAAGACATCTATTTAGAGCAAAGCTACTGCTTAAGTTACCCCACTTTGGCTTCTCCATCATGGGAGAGCTCCTTGGATTCTGTATGGAAGATGGATGCAGATAAAAGTAAGATGTCTTCCTTTGCAGATGATCAGTTTCCTTTCTGTTTCCAACACAGTAGATCACCATGGTCTTCAGGTTAA
- the LOC108808900 gene encoding transcription factor MYB48 isoform X1: protein MNMMQEENRKGPWTEQEDIILVNFVHLFGDRRWDFIAKVSGLNRTGKSCRLRWVNYLHPGLKRGKMTPQEERLVLELHAKWGNRWSKIARKLPGRTDNEIKNYWRTHMRKKTQEKKRHVSPSSSCSNCCSSSMTTTNTQDVSFQSSGKVSFYDTGGNREMNQETKDGYSMDDIWKEIDHSAVKVTQPVKDIYLEQSYCLSYPTLASPSWESSLDSVWKMDADKSKMSSFADDQFPFCFQHSRSPWSSG, encoded by the exons atgaatATGATGCAAGAGGAAAACCGAAAGGGTCCATGGACAGAACAAGAAGACATCATTCTGGTAAATTTCGTACACTTATTTGGAGATCGGCGGTGGGATTTTATAGCAAAAGTATCAG GTTTGAACAGAACAGGGAAGAGTTGCAGGCTAAGGTGGGTTAACTACCTTCATCCTGGTCTCAAACGTGGCAAGATGACGCCACAAGAAGAGCGTCTTGTCCTTGAGCTTCACGCTAAATGGGGAAACAG GTGGTCAAAAATAGCTCGGAAATTGCCAGGAAGAACAGATAACGAGATAAAGAATTACTGGAGGACTCATATGAGGAAGAAGACTCAAGAAAAGAAGCGTCATGTTTCTCCAAGTTCCTCATGTTCCAACTGCTGCTCTTCGTCTATGACCACTACCAATACTCAAGATGTGTCTTTTCAGTCGTCAGGGAAAGTAAGCTTTTACGACACTGGAGGAAATAGGGAGATGAATCAAGAAACCAAAGACGGATACTCGATGGATGATATATGGAAAGAGATTGATCACTCTGCAGTAAAAGTAACTCAACCAGTTAAAGACATCTATTTAGAGCAAAGCTACTGCTTAAGTTACCCCACTTTGGCTTCTCCATCATGGGAGAGCTCCTTGGATTCTGTATGGAAGATGGATGCAGATAAAAGTAAGATGTCTTCCTTTGCAGATGATCAGTTTCCTTTCTGTTTCCAACACAGTAGATCACCATGGTCTTCAGGTTAA